From Geitlerinema sp. PCC 9228, one genomic window encodes:
- a CDS encoding citrate synthase, which yields MEATNFKPGLEGIPAAKSEICYVDGEQGILQYRGIPIEALAEHSSFLETTYLLIWGDLPNQKELADFEYQIYHHRRVKSKIRDMMKWFPEAGHPMDALQAAAASLGLFHSRRVLDDPEYIRKAVVRLIAKIPTMVAAFKLMRKGNDPITPRDDLNYAANFLYMLTEQEPDPLAARVFDVCLILHAEHGMNASTFSSRVTASTLTDPYSVIASAVGTLAGPLHGGASEEVVDMLEKIGSCDNVEPYIEHRIANGEKIMGFGHRVYRVKDPRATILQNLADQLFNKFGADPVYDIALEVERVTTEKLGNKGIYPNVEFYSGMVFRQLGIPRDMFSTIFAIARVAGWLAHWKEQLAVNRIYRPKQVYTGGHHDPYLPLDQR from the coding sequence ATGGAAGCAACCAACTTTAAACCTGGTTTAGAAGGAATTCCCGCAGCCAAATCCGAAATTTGCTACGTAGACGGCGAACAAGGCATTCTCCAATATCGCGGCATTCCCATCGAAGCACTCGCAGAACACAGCAGCTTCCTAGAAACCACTTACTTGCTAATCTGGGGAGACCTTCCCAACCAAAAAGAACTGGCTGACTTCGAATACCAAATTTACCACCACCGGCGGGTCAAATCCAAAATCCGCGACATGATGAAATGGTTTCCCGAAGCCGGTCATCCCATGGATGCCTTGCAAGCCGCCGCCGCCTCCCTGGGATTGTTCCATTCCCGCCGCGTCTTAGACGACCCGGAATACATCCGCAAAGCCGTGGTTCGCCTCATCGCCAAAATCCCCACCATGGTGGCAGCCTTCAAACTCATGCGTAAAGGCAACGACCCCATCACCCCCAGAGACGACCTCAATTACGCCGCCAACTTCCTCTACATGCTAACCGAACAAGAACCCGACCCCCTCGCTGCCAGGGTGTTTGACGTTTGTTTGATTCTCCATGCCGAACATGGCATGAACGCCTCTACCTTCTCTTCCCGGGTTACCGCCTCTACATTAACCGACCCCTATTCCGTCATTGCCTCTGCCGTGGGAACCTTAGCCGGTCCTTTGCATGGCGGCGCTAGCGAAGAAGTGGTGGATATGCTAGAAAAAATTGGCTCTTGCGACAACGTAGAACCCTACATCGAACATCGCATCGCCAACGGTGAAAAAATCATGGGATTCGGTCATCGGGTCTATCGCGTGAAAGACCCCCGCGCCACCATTTTACAGAACCTCGCCGACCAACTGTTTAATAAATTTGGTGCCGACCCAGTGTACGATATCGCCTTGGAAGTAGAACGGGTAACCACCGAAAAACTGGGGAACAAAGGCATTTATCCCAACGTAGAATTTTACTCCGGCATGGTCTTTCGACAATTGGGCATTCCCCGGGATATGTTTAGTACAATATTTGCGATCGCGCGAGTAGCCGGTTGGCTAGCACACTGGAAAGAACAGCTAGCGGTCAATCGCATTTACCGTCCCAAACAAGTATACACCGGCGGTCACCACGACCCGTACCTTCCCCTAGACCAACGATAA
- a CDS encoding sugar ABC transporter permease — translation MAWKPQPLANLLDSDRQAAAIFLFPAFLLLGIFVFFPIVYLFYLSFTTDNFTVTGTRWVGWQNYWRLLVTPEFAKVVANTVYFTVATVIPSLVIPLGLAALLDRKVALRGWLRTAYFIPSITSMVAVGLGWRWLFQNEGPVNALLEWMGLPSVSWLGSTVWAMPVIILLSTWKQLGFNMVVFLAGLQVIPQQRYEAAELDGAGEWQKFWHVTLPGLRPTLVFATITTAIFTLRSFEQIYIVTGGGPLNSTNILVYYVYEQAFAQFDFGYAGAAATVLLLVTLILVYIQLRVWRE, via the coding sequence ATGGCTTGGAAACCACAACCCCTAGCCAACCTGTTAGATAGCGACAGGCAAGCCGCAGCGATTTTCCTATTCCCAGCATTTTTGTTATTGGGAATCTTTGTCTTTTTCCCCATTGTTTACCTGTTCTACCTCAGTTTTACCACCGATAACTTCACCGTTACCGGAACCCGCTGGGTAGGATGGCAAAACTACTGGCGGTTGCTGGTGACCCCAGAATTTGCCAAAGTAGTCGCCAATACGGTTTATTTCACCGTTGCCACAGTAATTCCCAGTTTGGTAATTCCTTTGGGATTGGCAGCATTGCTCGATCGCAAGGTAGCATTACGGGGATGGCTGCGTACCGCCTATTTTATTCCTTCCATCACCTCCATGGTTGCCGTGGGGTTGGGATGGCGCTGGCTGTTTCAAAACGAAGGACCGGTGAATGCCCTGTTAGAATGGATGGGATTGCCATCTGTTTCCTGGTTGGGAAGTACGGTGTGGGCCATGCCGGTTATTATTTTATTAAGCACTTGGAAGCAGTTGGGATTTAATATGGTGGTATTCCTCGCTGGCTTGCAAGTGATTCCCCAACAACGCTACGAAGCCGCCGAACTCGATGGCGCTGGGGAATGGCAAAAGTTCTGGCATGTTACGTTACCGGGGTTGCGACCGACGCTGGTGTTTGCCACCATTACCACTGCTATTTTTACTTTACGCAGTTTCGAGCAAATTTATATTGTCACCGGCGGCGGTCCTTTAAATTCCACCAATATTTTGGTGTACTATGTTTACGAACAGGCATTTGCCCAGTTTGATTTTGGATATGCCGGGGCAGCGGCTACGGTATTATTGCTTGTAACTCTGATATTGGTTTATATCCAACTGCGCGTTTGGCGGGAGTAG